TCTATTAAAGATGAATTTTTCCATGCGGTACTTTGTGACTCGACATGGTATCTATGTAGGACACTGAAGTGTACCACTTCAATATCCTACATGGATGTCATGTGACCTcgactaattaaatttttttgttaacaaaagGTAAGAGCTAACATGACAATGAAAACTCTTGACAAATTAGAATTTTCTAGGTGTTGGCTATCCTATTTTGATAAAACAtttcataaaaatcattttggtaattttttttttgtaaaagtgAACCCCTTTTATCAATTAGCCAAATATAGAGTGGTGCTAAAGAAGTGAAACATGTTATAAATGTTTTgtagaaagaagagaagcaaAGTGTTGTTTATAGTTGAATAACAAGCAACAAATGATTCATCTTTAGAGACAAAATCTtcatgatgaattttttttagtagaaaaGAAGATTAAATGTTTCATTTTATAACCTTAGACAATAATAAAGACTTTTTCTTTGGCTTTCGGTTTCCCACCAAGCATAAAGAAGGGTGTTACAAGTGAAGAAGGGTGTTACACTAtaacttgtttcttataaataagattggagataataatatttaattgaagaataataaatagaaatacACTTATGATCACTTTTTGGgatgacaaaaaaatttgagatCAAGGATATTCATGGACAAAATGGATACTCACAGGTAGAGGGTATAAGTATTCTTTTTATCTTGTCATTAATAGGTAAGGTACAAGTATCATAGTATTTGTATTCATGAATATCTATTACCGgttaaattacaaaactacacttatatatatatatatatatatatacactaaatCTATAATCTAATTTTCATATTGTCTGAATCTTCATCCCCtttcttcctttatttttcaACCAAACTGTAGCATGTGTTTGCTTCTGCTCATTGCCACACATGTTTGCTTCCTACCTACCATCCCACCAAAATCTAATTTCTTTACacacaaaatctaaaaatattataattttattttcaaattttgtaacaaataaaGAGTTTGTTTGATAAAGTGTATTCTTATAATTGATCAccatttgattgaatttttactttaaattttaattaaaaattaatatctaaattaaataGAATTGTGAGTtgtttattcttgattcttaatATGTATCTATATTGTGTTATTGAACTTAAAGTTTATTTTGAGTTAAATTCACTTAAGGAGTTAAGATTTTGGTTAATgataaaagaattatatatCAATGGACTAGGGTTAATTTAGTTATACAAACATGGATATAACTTGTATGAGTTAAATGATATCAGGTTAATTTAGATGATCAGGTCACATTGGAAGAAAATTAAGAGATTTTAATGCCTACCTATTTgtattcattaaatttaaatttatagattTATGCTGTGATTTGTCActcattatttatattattgtgTTGTGTTTATTATATAATCATATGATAATTTTGCATGACTTGTTTGCATTAttgtcaattatatttttacctTAACCAAATTTACATCAAGCATCATTAAATAACCAGTTCAATTAGTAACCTCTTATagtaattgataattaatatcataattcttATATAAATGGTAGTTTActtatttactttattatttgtatGATTGTTGTATTTGTcacttttatttgttgaaacCAACATAACTCAATATTTATTCTTTGtgaaaaaatagattttaaattgatgtgaataatattttataataatgataaattagTATTGTGGTtgcaaaatatttaatacatatttttaatcaCTATTTAGATAttgtagaaataatttttttattgaaacatatttttttcaagtttaCTTAAATATCACAATGTGATAATGACATGACTATATGCACTTATGTGTATGCATATACACCATTGAATACACATTTTTAGTcaatatttaaatgttattaaaattgagaaaaaaattagttaaaagtattatcttttttattttcaatgttaACTTAAGCTTATAAATATATGAGTAAATTTCACATGaattaaagaataattatttcatagtaatataaattttgatgacaactatatatatttgttaaaattcttacattttaaattagaaaaatttttaaagtgtttaacaacaataagaatacattgttattgttgttgatgAGGATGATATAATATTATACCTTATAGTTTTATCTAGAATAAAGATTAATATGTTGTCAAATGAATGAGATAGTCATAATCATAATTGATCTTGTTTGTCACCGTATCATAATTGGTGTTGATAATGTTATTGGTGTTAAGGTTGTCATAAGTAATAATCCTCTATCATCACACATTATTGAGTTTTAATGTGTAATTGTTATTCCCCTGGGTTTGAAATTttagatttaatatttttgccATATTTTGTTATGGATTGTGAAGGCTCCATATTGTTCATATTTTTGTCAAACCTTAGTTTTATGTAACCAATACTCAAGTAAAGTTAGGCAAAATTTTCAATAGATTGACTTTTTAGTACAATTGTGCATACCAAAAGTATATTtgcattgttttttttgttatggtATTAGCCAAATGAATTAACTAAATAGCTGAATAAAATCAACTAATTGCAAAAAATATTACTCCTTATTGATCATGTTATTTTGTTAAGAGATTTTGTTTCTCAATTATAGAATTTCCAGTTATTTTAGAAAGTGTTCGGTGTAAAAATTGATTGAATTTATCTAAAAGTTGGattttaaagtaaaacaaaggcaaaaaaacattaaatataaaactttaaaaatgttTCAAAGGAAAAACTATAGAAAAAGTTTTAAACAAAGTTAAAATGTAAAGCTAAAGAGgcaaaaatataaagataaatgaGTGTAAAAGCCTTGTAGTTtaattgaagtattgcaaatcaTGCACTTAGTTGTGAGGTTAgtatttttaagtttataatatatgtttatatatgaGATCGTATCTAAGAACCATATCAACGGTAATCGTTACATCAACCATTAAACCAATTTATATACCAAAATACATTGAACGACTAATGCATTAAGAGGATTCTTAACTCACCATGCTAACCATGTTCCTATATTCAAATAAGTTAACATTTCATCTTAACTTCACAAACATTGTTAAGTCCTCTTTTGCACATTAAAATGGTGTAgcttctataaatatttttaatcctcagtcctaaattatataaatcaattaagTAGTCAATCTATCTATTTAGTTAAATCTTCATATTTCTAAAAACTTTGCTACAAGAACTAAATATGGTAACCATACATAAATTtataccaattttttttcaaattaccaTACAAACTCGATTATCTCAATACTTAGTCAATATCCTAATCAACCAATATACTCATATTGGCTTCATTGGTATTAGATTGGTCGATTAATTGGGTAGGTTAACTTAAATTTTATGATCAACCACTTCATTGATGATCAACCCAATTTGgacaataacaataatttagCATGTGAATAAGAGAATTATTCTTCTTAAATGTCCGCagtatttttttcctataaaactCAAATATATTCAAATCCATAAAATTTATCCTCTTCTCACACCCAAGCCATATATAGTcttcacattttaaaaaaattgaaaaaacattaGGATAATCCGTTAATCACAAATGAGACACAAGCCATCCTAAGTTCCTAACTCCTAAGTTGACACACACTAACATAGACTCAAGAAAGCAACCAATAAATGAATCATTTTGATGTCCATCCCTCCCAAGTGATGGGGCAATTGCTTTGCATACCAGTCAAATTGTTGGTACACCCAATACAAGATGGACATTTTGAATATTGTCCTTTCTTAAAGCTGATATGGATATGGATTCACAATCTGTAAATTTACGTAATCTGTAAACAAATCTGTAACATAATCTATATACAAATTGTCAATCTGTATATTCATACGAATTGTCAATTTGTGTATTCATATAAATTGTCAACCTTTGACTTTTAGGTTATTAGCATGATGCTCTAACCAATTGAGTTAAtaggtcaattatgttataaaataattaatgtcactatatatataacactaacatttctaatgtatattgcacatgtaaatttacataataaattttgtgacaattaattttgatctaataattaatttatttatatataaaaaaattatgaaacctatgatttttatttaaaatttatatatataaaaaatacattattatataaaattaattgtaataaaatacATACGAATTATCAAtacagattgtcaatccatataCGGATTATGTTACATATTACATAAACTTTATGAATTACAAATCCATAAGCTTACTCTTATATATTACAAATCCATATCAATTTCATGTAAGAATAATATTAGAATTCTACATCTTGTGCTAAGTAATTTGACAGGTGTGTAAAACAATTGCCACTTATGGGCCATTTTGTAAGTTGGAAGATGGTGCAATCCATAGATTTTGCAAAGCAACATGTGATTGGATGAGGAAATGATGAGAAGGGACAAACGACAAACGAGTTGCGAAGCCAGCAACAGTgtaccttttttttcctttttcacttcacaCACTCCAAATTCACACTCGTGCTGTGCCCATAATTTCTGAGGCTGAGGAAAGTGAGTTAGGATAGCCCCAGAAATAGAAACTCGAAGTTACTCACTTACTcaactaccaccaccaccaccatgttCTGATATTCCCCCAACCACACACAGtcactcttaaaaaaataattaaactttatgCAAATGCAAAGCATGTCAACCACCATGGCTTCGTTTTCTCCTCCGACCCATTTCTCAGCCGCACCTTCTTCCTCGAAACTCCGTCTTGTCTACAAGAACAACAATTTCTTCTCTCTCAGGTCGAAGAGTCTTGCTTTCTCTCCCTTGAAGGCTGCTGCTGCTGAGAACGGCGTTGGGACCGCCGTGGAGCCGCCGCCGGAGCAGGCCGTTTCGGTGCCGGAGCTGCCTCCGCCGGCGGTGGGAAATTCTGTGGGGACCAATGGGTCAGCTGCTGTTGCGGTCGAAAGTGAGGAAGTTAAGGTTAAAACCGGTTTCGTGGATCCGAGGTGGGTTTCAGGAACATGGGATTTGAAGCAGTTTCAGAAAAATGGAACCACCGATTGGGACGCTGTTATTGATGCTGGTAACGTTATCCCTTTGCTCAGGGTGCTACAATCcctttttaactattttttttattattgaaaattgaagttaatttgttgcttaaaattgaagttgaaattttttctttaaaattcttTCGAATTGGATAAAAGGGGAATTTTGGTTGGTGTCTGTAGCCTTATAGCCTTATCTATGGTTATTTCTTCTTCTGGGgtccttcaattttgttttaatttttggatATAAAGGAGGTATGGGACTTGGTTCAAGAGCTTCTCAGCCATGATCTAGCTCCATATCTATGACAGATTcgttgatttcctttgttcttcAATCTTGTCCTCATTGCCAACAAAATGGTTGTTCAATGCTGCAAATTGTATTGGTGTAGGTTGTGATTTCTTTCTGGTTTGAAACTACAACCGCAATCACAACCTTGCCAATTATATGGAATAAGTGCATATGTTAATAATGTCATTTCTTTTTGACACTGCATGGGTTCATTTTGTGTTTCGATTGAGTTGATGTAGGATTAgattcatattttgttgttttcattttttcccttATCAAAGTACTTCAAACTTTACTTCATCCAAGGATGTAATTATTTTCAGAGGCTAGAAGGAGAAAATGGCTCGAGGATAACCCGGAATCATCCAGCAATGAAAATCCTGTAGTTTTTGACACCTCTATCATACCTTGGTGGGCGTGGATGAAAAGGTTTCATCTCCCTGAAGCTGAACTACTCAATGGTCAGTTTTGATTTGCATTCCATAATGAAATCAGAGAAGAAAgggacaaataaaaattaagaaaacctTCACTGCTgacatttttcttgttttgattaTCATTCAGGCCGTGCCGCGATGGTAGGATTCTTTATGGCGTATTTTGTTGATAGCTTGACAGGAGTAGGTCTAGTTGATCAAATGGGCAACTTCTTTTGCAAAACTCTGCTGTTCGTAGCAGTGTTGGGAGTACTTCTGATCCGAAAGAATGAGGACTTTGAAAACCTTAAGAAGCTATTTGATGAGACTACATTATATGACAAGCAATGGCAAGCAACTTGGCAGGATGAGAATTCAAGCACTTCCAAAAATGAGTAGTGGAATTGCTGTTTTGTAGTTCTCCCTCCCTCAATTGTCTCTTAATACAGTGCTGTCTGATAATTTTGTTAGTACAAAACAAGACATGGATATGGATTAGACATTATATTTCGTTTCCTTCTCTCGTCCTAGTTCCAAATGACCGAGAAAGTTTGTTTGTTTGCAATGCTGGAATTTTCTTGAGAGTCTGAgattgttttgttaattttagtagttcttaattaattaggtttGTTACAGTCAATTTGACAAATATAGTACATTCTCTACTCATAATGACTACTAAAATAAATTCACGGTAGCAACTAgcaacttatttttttgttttttgttatcatttttacattttcatttttgctGTCATTTTGACTGATAATTTGAACTAATTCACCAAAAAACCTAATTGGAACTTCTCAGCAGCATCATTCCTAAAAAGTATACAAAAGTTGAACACATTGGAATGACTCATTAAGGGGTAATTGCGGTTGAGGGATTACTAAATGTCAAACATCTAACGGAAACTAATTTTTCAAGGAATTGAAATTCAACATAGAAACCAATGTACATTGTCTTTTAAAGTAAGAGTGGTCATCATataacttatcttccttaagTTGTTGTCACTTTCAGTGGAGATAACCCATACGTTCAGTATCTAGTATCTGAAAGCAGTGGATGCTTTTAACTTGCTGCAACTATAAaacacttttgttttttgttttaaggaatCTACATATCTGTTAGTTAAACACTgttattatctattttattaatgattctTTAAAACAATCTTTGGTACTTCTCCCATATCGTCCTTGGACTGATGGAGAGATTATTTATTAGTTAGGAAAggatcttatttttttcttcaatcggCCGGCGAGGTTGTGACTacgatttcaaataaaattacaacaaaaataCGATTGACATGTTTCAACTAATCAGGAACCGCGAtgcatcaaatatttttaacaaatatggTAGTAACTTCCATTCGCAGGACCCAATGGCAAGAATAATGTTTTATTGGCAAGTCTCACATGActaatattgttattgtttgactaacactaagacaataaagaaagaaaaacacaaccttgtaaaatcctacTTCTCATGTAGTAAACCTATGCTTCCCAACCCCTCAAAAGGGTAGCACGGGCAACACGGTTCACTCCTAGAGTGAATGCCCCCATTCGCAGGTCACAGTTGTGAATTTTACACATTGCCTTGATATCCTGGAAAGCTTTGGTCATGTACTTCTTCAGCTCACGGTTCACTTTCTCTTCATCCCACATGAAACCTTGAATATTCTACAAGCAGCATAGAACCAAAggagatttaaattaaaagagagaCTTAAGGAAGATTTTCAAAATAGGCTTTGAGTGTTTATGTTGATTCCATTTACCTGAACCCATTCAAAGTAGCTCACAGTCACTCCGCCAGCATTGGCATAAATATCAGGTAATATAATGACTCCTTTCTTAGACAAGATCTGCAAAAAGAATCGCTTTCATTATGTAATGTAAGTTCAGGATATATATTTCACAACAAATGGCATAGCCGCAAGTCAGTAAACTTACCCCATCCGCATCAGGGTCAGTGGGGTGATTTGCTGCTTCTATTATAAATTTTGCCTTCACATCAGCAGCATTTTCCCTTCAAGAATAATATCCCAAAATTAGGTTGTAGTTCTTCAGATCCAAAGTGTTAAGTTAAACTTAAAAGTATAATGGGAAAGATAAAACTAAATAAGGAGGATGCTGTTTTTTAAGTTTAGTGTGCAAGATAAAGAGAAAACTAAAATCACTTTGGATGTGTTTGAAACCCAACCAGGTAACGTTGAATGCCAATCCACTGTGAGAGAAGGACTAGCGTTAAATGTGCATTGGAAAGTGGGAACCGGCGAAAACACACTCTTGAACGCTGATGATTTGATTTTAAGGTGAAATAGGCATACATACTTGTTTAGAACTCCACCCAAGGCACAAGGGACAAGAACATCGCATTCATGAACAAGCAATTCATCTGGATCCATGGCTTCTGCACCTGGGAAGTCCTTCAAGACTCCACCATTGCCATCCTTGTGTTTCAGAAGGGCAAGGATGTCGATTCCATTTAGGTTTTTGATAGCACCACTGATGTCACTCACAGCAATCACCTTTCCCCCCCTCTCAAAAATAGACTTAGCAGCCCACGTGCCCACATTTCCAAAGCCCTGAATAGTGTGATTAAAATCAAATAGATGTTGAAAGTGGGATTAATATGCATATACTATATCCTGCCATGGCGGTGAAGGAATACCTGGATGACAAATGTGTGATCCGAAATTGACTTCCCATATTCAGCAAATAAAGCCTCAGTTGCAAAAACCACTCCGAGACCTGTTGCAGCCTCCCTCCCCAACGAACCTCCAAGATCCTGCAGGAAAAGAACATTCAAAGccaatttcctaatcatcaacaGAGGATTTTGCAGTCTCTTAAGGGTATGTGTGTGTTTGATACTTACAATAGGCTTCCCTGTCACAACTGCAGGTGAATGCCCATGAAACTTTGAATATTCATCAAGAATCCATGCCATGGTCTGTCAAACAGTGGACCAATAAGAAAGGATATATGAAACTATTGAATgctattttttagataaaataaatggACAGAAATGTACTGTGTTGTGAAATCAGTACCTGAGCATTAGTTCCCATATCAGGGGCAGGAACATCCCTCTGAACGCCAATGAGATCATGAATCTTTTGGGTGAAAACCCGAGTTAGACGTTCTAACTCACTGATACTCAGATCCCTTGGGTTGCAGCCGATCCCACCCTTTGCTCCTCCATAAGGAATGTCTGCTACAGCAGTCTTCCATGTCATCAGCTGAGCTAGAGCATTCACTTCATCAGGGTCAACCTGGCATCACAGAATTTGACAGTTTGATATTCAAAAATAGTATAAAGAATCTATATTGATAACATTCATAGCTGTAACTTAAAAAGTATCAAAATGCAAAAATGGTCATTAGAAGAACTGTGTAGATTAACATCTCTTTTTGGTAAGCAATGTGTAGATTAACATTAAAGTTAAAGCACTGTGAATTGATACATTTACATTTCTCAGGTAagtaacaaaatgaaaaggaaaatgcaGCATGCATCATCTCATGATTGAATTCATAGGAATGAAATAGGAAGGTAAAAATTCAAAGGCATCTATAGAATTTCATTATGACCTTATGACAAGCATGCAGattcaagaaaataatattagcaCGCAGAACAAAACCACTGCATTACAAAATAAGTAAACATGGCCAAGGTTTTGAATTGCAATTGCGGTTGCAGTCATGTTGCGAGAAAATGTGGCATGTATCTCATGATTGGATTCAGCGGACCTAAAGAGGAAGGTAACATTTGGAATGCATTTTGGAATTGCAGCATGTATCTAATGATTGGGTTCAGCAGTCCAAAAGAGGGAGGTAATATTTGAAACACATTTTGCAATTGCAGCATGTATCTCATGATTGAATTAGGCATGTATCTCAAGCAAGATTGGGTTCAGCAGTCCAAAATAGGGAGGTAACACTTAAAACACATTCTGAAATTGGGCATGTATCTCATGATTGGGTTCAGCAGTTCTAAATAGGGAGGTAAGTGGTTAACATTTGAAACacatttttgaaatttcattatttatgaCAACAGAAGAAGCAGACAGGTACAAAAATTCATATCTGCACATCGAATTAAACCACGACACGACAAAATGAGTAAACATCATAGAATTTAAATTACGGTTATGGTCGTTATAGGCAGATGTGGCCGTTGGAACGGCTACTGAAGTCAAGGCATCGTAACCAGATCACATGACATGATCCATGTCTTGAAACCCACATCACATAATATCAAAATCGTTGGTCTCTTCTTACTCTTGGAAAATGAGAATAGTTCACAAATTTGTATAATcacttttacaaaataataattataatgataataaGCAGTTTTGCACAAGTTTTATAACTaaataatcacatttttttaacagaTTGACCAGTATGGAATAAAATCAAATACTTTTCGCCAAATAGAACTTCCCTGTAGTTTTCCAATTGGGCTCCTGGCAGTGATCACGTAAACCTACAAACCACTGTCACATTCCCATAACCCCAAAATACAATCTGAAAATTTTCCCAACAATTCTCCACCAATGATTGTAGAAC
This region of Glycine soja cultivar W05 chromosome 17, ASM419377v2, whole genome shotgun sequence genomic DNA includes:
- the LOC114394028 gene encoding light-harvesting complex-like protein 3 isotype 2, chloroplastic, whose translation is MQMQSMSTTMASFSPPTHFSAAPSSSKLRLVYKNNNFFSLRSKSLAFSPLKAAAAENGVGTAVEPPPEQAVSVPELPPPAVGNSVGTNGSAAVAVESEEVKVKTGFVDPRWVSGTWDLKQFQKNGTTDWDAVIDAEARRRKWLEDNPESSSNENPVVFDTSIIPWWAWMKRFHLPEAELLNGRAAMVGFFMAYFVDSLTGVGLVDQMGNFFCKTLLFVAVLGVLLIRKNEDFENLKKLFDETTLYDKQWQATWQDENSSTSKNE
- the LOC114392279 gene encoding glutamate dehydrogenase 2-like, coding for MNALAATNRNFQRAARILGLDSKLEKSLLIPFREIKVECTIPKDDGTLVSYVGFRIQHDNARGPMKGGIRYHPEVDPDEVNALAQLMTWKTAVADIPYGGAKGGIGCNPRDLSISELERLTRVFTQKIHDLIGVQRDVPAPDMGTNAQTMAWILDEYSKFHGHSPAVVTGKPIDLGGSLGREAATGLGVVFATEALFAEYGKSISDHTFVIQGFGNVGTWAAKSIFERGGKVIAVSDISGAIKNLNGIDILALLKHKDGNGGVLKDFPGAEAMDPDELLVHECDVLVPCALGGVLNKENAADVKAKFIIEAANHPTDPDADGILSKKGVIILPDIYANAGGVTVSYFEWVQNIQGFMWDEEKVNRELKKYMTKAFQDIKAMCKIHNCDLRMGAFTLGVNRVARATLLRGWEA